The sequence below is a genomic window from Piliocolobus tephrosceles isolate RC106 chromosome 8, ASM277652v3, whole genome shotgun sequence.
GGCTTAGGTGCTTAGACTCCTCTTTTCCCATGGCTTTGACACCTGGAAGGATTTTAATCTCTGGGAGATGGGCTTTTCCTCCATCTGCTTCCACCTTTCAGGACATATAGCATACCTTCTTCCGCAGAAGGTCTGCAAGCGCCCAAACTGTATCCCTTCCCATGTGGAAATTGCAACATTGCATCTCTCGGGCTGGTGTAGGAAAATGCCAGTGCATTTGTAACATGGTTTGTAGCTGCCTGTGGAAATGACTGATTATGTcagtataatttttataagaaaacaattGAATCCTTCTTTAggtcatgtattttttttttttcatttttggcatATATTCAAAAGAAGGCTCTGAGATAAAAAGGGCTGGGGTCTTTTTGGTATCTGGTTTTAATTTGGATATTCTGTCCCATCACTTAATACAAAACCATgcttatcacattttaaaaattctagacaGGCCTGGctcggtggcttatacctgtaatcccagcaacttgtgaggccgaggtaggcagatcacctgaggtcaggagctcgagaccagcctggcaaacatggcgaaaccccgtctgcactaaaaactcaaaaattagctgggcgtgatagtgcgcacctgtcatcccagctactcagaaggctgaggcaggagaatcacttgagcccaggaggcaaaggttgcagtgagccgagatggtgccactgcactccagcctgggcaacagagtgagactccatctcaattgaaaaaaaaaaaaaaatctagacacaTGTACAGTTTCAGGAGGCCTGAGAAGATGTGTTTCCCCTGGATGTGCATGTTGCTGCTTGTGGCTTATCGCATCTCGTTTATTCTGTGTGAGTAGGTAGAAAATGAGCATCACGGACGTGCTCAGTGCTGACGACATTGCAGCAGCTCTCCAGGAATGCCAAGGTAGAGGGGACACGGGGCGGGATGGGATTTCCTCACAGCTTTGCACCTTCAGCGAAGCAACACAAAATCAAAATGTAGGCCAGGCAgccagatgcagtagctcacacctgtaatcccagcactttgggatgccgaggcgggtggatcacaaagtcaggagttggagaccagcctggccaagatggtgaaaccccatctctactaaaaatacaaaataattagctgggcgtggtggtaggcgcctgtaatcccagttactcggaagtctgaggcagagaattgcttgaacccaggaggcggaggttgcagtgagctgagatcgcgccactgcactccagcctgggagacagagcaagactctgtctccaaaaaaaaaaaaaaaaaaatgtagaccaggcctggtggctcatatctgtaatgccaacactttttggaggccaaggtgagaggactgtttgagcccaggagtttgagaccagcctgggcaacatagcaaggctccatctctacaaaataaaaataaaaactagcagggcatggtggcatgcgcccgtggtcccagctactcgggagactgaggtaggaggatcactcaagcccaggaggttgaggctgtggtgagctatgatcactacactgcactccagcctggacgacagagtgaaactctgtctctaaataaataaataaataaataagagcttGGCTGGAAAGTTCGTGGAATTGGAGAAGAAAACTACTATTTATTAGATAACTAAAATTATAGAGATCTGGGATCTGAGCACACAATTACACTTCTGTAAGACAAAAGAAACCTACAAAACATGAAAGCAAGAAATCACtgaaaggccaggtgtggtgctcacgcctgtaatcccagcacttcgggaggccgaggccagtggatcacttgaggtcaggaattcaagaccaacctggccagcatggcaaaaccctgtctctatccaaaatacaaaaatgatctgggcatgggggtgcacgcctgtaataccagctactcaggaggctgaggcaggagaatcacttgaactcgggaggctgagtttgcagtgaaccgagatcacgccactgcactccagcctgggtgacagatgagactctgtctcaaaaaaaaaaaagaaaagaaaaaacaagagaaagaaatcgcCAAAGGCCGTTTAGCCTGTTGAAATCCAGTGATTGCATTTCACCCTACCAATTAGACCAGGGATGTTGCGGGCTGGGCTACACAGCCTGTAAAGTGGGCCAGGGGGAGTGGGAGGcgcagaggagaggaggagggaaaagggaaatggACAAAACCAGCTGGAGGAGggaaggctggggcagaggggacaTGGGATGCCATCACAGAGCCATCAAATCTTGGCTGTCCCAAAATCTTGGACCAGTTGAACATCCCCGTAGCTCAGGGATATTGTTGAAGTATTTTTAATCATCTGTGTTTTCAGTACCTTGGCCCCAGTATAGAATGTGATCCAATGAGTGTCAGAATAACCCATTCTCTGTTCTTCAGACCCAGACACTTTTGAACCCCAAAAATTCTTCCAGACGTCAGGCCTCTCCAAGATGTCAGCCAGTCAGGTGAAGGAGGTTTTCCGGTTCATAGACAATGACCAGAGCGGGTACCTGGATGAAGAAGAGCTTAAGTAAGCTTTGTCCTGAGTCTGTCTGGTACCCGGCACTGCTGGGTGGCCCTGGGGTGCAATGGGGGCCACGATGCTGAGTATTTCTTCAATGGCCAGCCTCAGTGTTGGTCATTCAGCCAAGCATCAATAAAGCAAAGGACATGAGTCAGCTGACCACACATCTACCCATGCAAAGCCCTTAACACAGGCAGTGAAGACTGCAGGtgcaaagattctttttttttttttttttgagacagggtctcgctctgtcacccaggctggagtgcagtgggatgatctcagctccctgcagcctccgccttccaagttcaagtgattctcatgcctcagtctcccaagtagctgggattacaggtgcatgccaccacgtccagctaattttcgtattttgagtagaaatggggtttcaccatgttgcccaggctggtctcaaactcctggcttcaagtgatcctcctgccttggcctcccaaagtgctgggattacaggtgtgagccaccgcacccggccacaaagATTCTTTGGTGTAAGGGATTTCCTTTGGCAAATggactttaaaaaactaaaactttggctaaacgtggtggctcatgcctgtaattccagctactcagaagactgaagcacaagaatctcttgaaatcaggaggcagaggttacagtgagccgagattgtgcagctgcactccagcctgggtgacagagagtctatctcaaataaataaataaataaaaatttaaaacactaaaattaaaatgggatcttaaaaatgggccaggcactgtggctcacacaatcccagccctctgggaggctaaggtgggcggattgcttgagtgagcccaggcgttcaagaccagtctggacaacatgacaaaaccttgtctctacaaaaaaatacaaatgttggctaggcgtggtggctcaagcctgtaatcccagcactttgggaggctgagacgggcggatcacgaggtcaggggatcgagatcatcctggctaacacagtgaaacccccgtctctactaaaaaatacaaaaaaaaactagccagacgtggtggcgggtgcctgcagtcccagctactcgggaggctgaggtaggagaatggcgtaaacccaggaggcggagcttgcagtgagctgagatccggccactgcactccagcctgggtgacagagcaagactctgtctcaaaaacaaaaacaaaaacaaatgttagtggggcatggtggggagcacctgtcgtcccagttccttgggaggttgaggcagaaggattgattgagcccaggaagttgaggctgcagtgagccatgatggtgtcactgccttccagcctgggtaacagagcaagaccctgtctcaagaaaaacccaaaaaccaaaccaaaacaaaaaaaaaccttaaaaatgaaaTGCCCACCATTGGTTTCTACAGCTTAAGGAAACCTCTGCTTGCTAAGACCTTGGCTAATTATTGCAAGTGCTGGAAACAGATGATTtacttaaaggaaaaacaaaagtgtaaaCACAGAGATGCATGATCTTTCAGAAAACCCCCATGGATCTTTATTATCCTGTA
It includes:
- the LOC111534591 gene encoding putative oncomodulin-2 translates to MSITDVLSADDIAAALQECQDPDTFEPQKFFQTSGLSKMSASQVKEVFRFIDNDQSGYLDEEELKFFLQKFESGARELTESETKSLMAAADNDGDGKIGAEEFQEMVHS